One window from the genome of Glycine soja cultivar W05 chromosome 12, ASM419377v2, whole genome shotgun sequence encodes:
- the LOC114379664 gene encoding uncharacterized protein LOC114379664: MPGLDPRIVEHRLPLKPECPPVKQKLRRTHPDMALKIKEEVQKQIDAGFLVTSEYPPWLANIVPVPKRDGKVRMCVDYRDLNKASPKDDFPLPHIDVLVDSAAKAKVFSFMDGFSGYNQIKMAVEDREKTSFITPWGTFCYRVMPFGLINAGATYQRGMTTLFHDMMHKEIEVYVDDMIVKSGTEEEHVEYLLKMFQRLRKYQLRLNPNKCTFGVRSGKLLGFIVSQKGIEVDPDKVKAIREMPVPQTEKQVRGFLGRLNYISRFISHMTATCGPIFKLLRKDQGVVWTKDCQKAFDSIKNYLLEPPILIPPVEGRPLIMYLTVLEDSMGCVLGQQDETGRKEHAIYYLSKKFTDCESRYSLLEKTCCALAWAAKRLRHYMINHTTWLISKMDPIKYIFEKPALTGRIARWQMLLSEYDIEYHTQKAIKGSVLADHLAHQPIEDYQPIKFDFPDEEIMYLKMKDCDEPLLGEGPDPESRWGLIFDGAVNVFGNGIGAVIITPEGNHLPFAARLQFDCTNNVAEYEACILGIEKAIDLKIKNLDIYGDSALVINQIKGEWETRHPGLIPYKDYARRLLTFFNKVELHHIPRDENQMADALATLSSMYEVSHRNNLPTIRIQRLERPAHVFAVEEVVDDKPWFHDIKCFLQSQEYPPGASNKDRRTLRRLSGNFFLNGDVLYKRNFDMVLLRCVDKQEAESLMHEVHEGSFGTHSNGHAMARKLLRAGYYWMSMETDCCKHARKCHKCQIYADRIHVPPTTLNVLSSPWPFSMWGIDMIGRIEPKASNGHRFILVAIDYFTKWVEAASYANVTKQVVVRFIKNQIICRYGVPNRIITDNGTNLNNKMMKDLCEEFKIEHHNSSPYRPQMNGAVEAANKNIKKIVQKMVVTYKDWHEMLPYALHGYRTSVRTSTGATPFSLVYGMEAVLPVEVEIPSMRVLMEAQLSEAEWCQSRYDQLNLIEEKRMKALCHGQLYQQRMKQAFDKKVRPRVFQEGDLVLKKVLSFQPDSRGKWTPNYEGPYVVKRTFSGGALTLTTMDGDELPRPVNVDAVKKYFV, translated from the coding sequence ATGCCCGGCTTGGATCCCCGTATTGTGGAGCACCGTTTGCCTTTGAAGCCCGAATGCCCACCGGtcaagcagaaactgagaagaaCTCACCCTGATATGGCTCTCAAGATCAAAGAGGAAGTACAGAAGCAGATCGATGCAGGTTTTCTTGTCACATCAGAGTATCCTCCATGGTTAGCCAACATAGTGCCTGTTCCAAAGAGGGACGGCAAAGTCAGGATGTGCGTTGACTACCGGGATTTGAACAAGGCTAGTCCGAAAGATGACTTTCCTCTACCTCACATCGATGTATTGGTTGACAGCGCTGCAAAGGCCAAGGTCttctccttcatggacggtttctctgggtACAATCAGATCAAGATGGCAGTTGAGGACAGAGAAAAGACATCTTTCATCACGCCTTGGGGCACCTTTTGTTACAGGGTAATGCCTTTTGGGTTGATAAATGCAGGTGCCACTTACCAAAGAGGCATGACCACTCTCTTTCATGACATGATGCACAAAGAGATAGAAGTGTACGTGGATGATATGATTGTCAAGTCAGGCACTGAAGAAGAACATGTCGAGTACTTGCTGAAGATGTTTCAACGGCTGAGAAAGTACCAACTTCGACTGAATCCCAACAAATGTACCTTTGGTGTTAGATCTGGAAAACTCTTGGGTTTCATTGTCAGTCAGaaaggtattgaagtagatcctgacAAGGTCAAGGCTATTAGAGAAATGCCGGTTCCACAAACAGAGAAACAAGTGAGAGGTTTTCTTGGGCGTCTAAATTACATTTCTCGTTTCATCTCGCACATGACAGCCACTTGCGGACctatattcaagttgcttcgaaAAGATCAAGGGGTTGTTTGGACCAAAGATTGTCAAAAGGCTTTTGATAGTATCAAGAATTATCTGCTAGAACCTCCAATTCTTATACCGCCAGTCGAAGGAAGGCCTCTGATTATGTACTTGACTGTGTTAGAAGATTCTATGGGCTGTGTGCTCGGACAACAGGATGAGACCGGAAGGAAAGAACATGCCATCTACtacttgagcaagaagtttaccgatTGTGAGTCCAGGTACTCCCTACTtgagaaaacttgttgtgcactaGCTTGGGCTGCCAAGCGTCTTCGTCACTACATGATTAACCACACCACCTGGctaatatccaaaatggacccgatCAAGTATATCTTTGAGAAACCCGCTCTGACAGGAAGAATTGCTCGTTGGCAGATGTTGTTATCCGAGTATGATATCGAATATCACACCCAGAAGGCAATTAAGGGGAGTGTTCTTGCTGATCATTTGGCTCACCAACCAATTGAGGACTATCAACCCATCAAGTTTGACTTTCCTGATGAAGAGATTATGTACTTGAAGATGAAGGATTGTGATGAACCATTACTTGGAGAAGGTCCAGATCCCGAGTCTAGATGGGGTTTGATTTTTGATGGAGCCGTGAATGTCTTTGGCAATGGAATTGGGGCAGTTATCATCACTCCTGAAggtaatcatctccctttcgctGCAAGGTTACAGTTCGATTGCACCAACAATGTGGCAGAGTATGAAGCATGTATCCTGGGCATTGAAAAAGCCATTGACTTGAAAATCAAGAACCTTGACATTTACGGGGATTCAGCTCTCGTAATCAACCAAatcaaaggagaatgggaaactcgCCACCCCGGCTTGATTCCATACAAAGATTATGCAAGGCGTTTGCTAACCTTCTTCAACAAAGTGGAGCTTCACCACATCCCTCGTGATGAGAACCAGATGGCAGATGCGTTAGCAACTTTATCCTCTATGTACGAAGTGAGTCACCGGAATAATTTGCCAACAATCAGAATTCAGCGCCTCGAGAGGCCCGCTCACGTGTTTGCAGTCGAAGAGGTTGTTGACGATAAACCCTGGTTCCATGATATCAAGTGTTTCCTTCAAAGCCAGGAATATCCACCTGGAGCATCCAACAAAGACAGGAGAACTTTGAGAAGATTGTCTGGTAATTTCTTCCTAAATGGGGATGTTTTGTACAAAAGAAACTTTGACATGGTACTACTCAGGTGTGTAGATAAGCAAGAAGCAGAATCTTTGATGCACGAGGTACATGAAGGCTCCTTTGGAACTCACTCCAATGGACATGCAATGGCAAGGAAGTTGTTGAGAGCCGGTTACTACTGGATGTCGATGGAGACAGATTGTTGCAAGCACGctaggaagtgccacaaatgccAGATTTATGCTGACAGAATTCATGTACCACCAACTACACTTAATGTTCTTTCTTCTCCATGGCCTTTCTCTATGTGGGGCATCGATATGATTGGTAGAATCGAACCGAAGGCTTCAAACGGGCATCGTTTCATTCTAGTGGCTattgattacttcaccaagtgggttgAAGCAGCATCTTATGCAAATGTGACTAAGCAAGTTGTGGTCCGCTTTATCAAGAATCAGATCATCTGCCGTTATGGTGTGCCCAACAGAATCATTACAGATAATGGAACgaacttgaataacaagatgatgaaagATTTGTGTGAAGAGTTCAAGATTGAGCATCACAATTCCTCTCCTTACAGACCTCAGATGAATGGCGCAGTTGAAGCTGCAaacaagaatatcaagaagatagtGCAGAAGATGGTGGTCACATACAAAGACTGGCATGAGATGCTACCGTATGCTTTGCATGGGTATCGTACTTCAGTGCGTACTTCAACAGGGGCAACCCCCTTCTCTTTGGTGTATGgtatggaagcagtactccctgTGGAGGTTGAGATTCCATCGATGAGAGTTCTAATGGAGGCCCAGTTATCAGAAGCTGAATGGTGCCAAAGCAGATATGATCAGTTGAATCTAATTGAAGAAAAACGCATGAAAGCCTTATGCCACGGACAACTTTATCAACAGAGGATGAAGCAGGCTTTCGACAAGAAGGTTCGTCCTCGTGTGTTTCAAGAAGGAGATCTTGTTCTCAAGAAGGTTTTATCTTTCCAACCCGACTCTAGGGGCAAGTGGACGCCTAATTACGAAGGCCCATATGTCGTCAAGAGAACTTTCTCTGGTGGTGCACTGACTCTTACAACTATGGATGGGGATGAGCTCCCTCGTCCCGTGAATGTGGATGCAGTCAAGAAATACTTtgtctaa
- the LOC114379393 gene encoding transcription factor FER-LIKE IRON DEFICIENCY-INDUCED TRANSCRIPTION FACTOR-like — translation MNTMDVHQDTLTYMNDFELYDFVADPNFDQFINLFRGENEDANCDHFGSDLINDCFANNQQQLLSCPANPFDQNNNNNAVNVYDPSSTFSSFSYYDRELKGEGGEELDEEHSSGTMTTTTNNAVGKPKVKTDMSKTLISERRRRGRMKEKLYALRSLVPNITKMDKASIIGDAASYVHDLQARARKLKAEVAGLEASLLVSENYQGSINYPKNVQVARNISHPICKKIMQMEMFQVEERGYYAKIMCNKVQGLAASLYRALESLAGFNVQNSNLATVDDSFLLTFTLNVKGTEPEINLPNLKLWVTAALLNQGFEFVASFPA, via the exons ATGAACACGATGGATGTTCACCAAGACACACTGACGTACATGAATGATTTTGAGCTGTACGACTTCGTTGCTGATCCAAATTTTGATCAGTTCATCAATTTGTTCCGAGGAGAGAATGAAGATGCTAACTGTGATCACTTCGGTTCTGACCTTATCAATGATTGTTTTGCTAACAATCAGCAGCAGCTACTTTCATGTCCAGCAAACCCTTTTGATcagaacaataataataatgctgTGAATGTCTATGATCCAAGCTCCACATTTAGCTCCTTCTCTTACTATGATAGGGAGCTCAAGGGGGAAGGAGGAGAAGAACTTGATGAAGAACATTCTTCTGGGACGATGACAACGACAACTAACAATGCTGTTGGcaaaccaaaagtaaaaactgATATGTCCAAGACTCTCATTTCTGAGAGGAGAAGGAGAGGCCGAATGAAGGAGAAGCTTTATGCATTGCGTTCTTTGGTTCCCAACATAACTAAG ATGGATAAGGCTTCTATAATTGGAGACGCAGCATCATATGTGCATGACCTTCAAGCTCGAGCTAGGAAGCTGAAGGCTGAGGTTGCAGGACTTGAAGCATCTTTATTAGTGTCTGAAAATTATCAAGGATCAATTAACTACCCCAAAAATGTGCAAGTGGCCCGTAATATTAGTCATCCAATCTGCAAGAAGATCATGCAG ATGGAAATGTTTCAAGTGGAGGAAAGAGGGTACTATGCAAAAATAATGTGCAATAAAGTACAAGGGTTGGCTGCTTCACTGTACAGGGCTCTTGAGTCTCTTGCAGGTTTTAATGTTCAGAACTCAAACTTGGCTACAGTTGATGACAGTTTTCTACTTACATTTACATTGAAT GTAAAAGGAACTGAACCAGAAATTAACCTGCCAAATTTGAAGCTATGGGTGACTGCTGCTCTTCTGAACCAAGGCTTTGAATTCGTGGCATCTTTTCCTGCTTGA